The genomic segment CAATCTTCAACATCCCAACTTGTCAAAATCCAGTAACAAAACCAAAGTCCTCACAATAAATCAACCCCGCCATGGCCTCACAACCTCCGGTCGCGGGGTCCGACGCCGCCCTCCCGCTCATCGACATCAAACCGCTGCTCAAGAAACTCTGGCCCGTCCCGGACGCCGGCCTCGCCGTGAGCGCCGACGAGATCGCCGAGGCCATCTCCCACTTCTTCACCCACCAGGTCTCCGACACCCAGGCCGCCTCCCTCCTCATCGCCCTGCACTTCACCAACCTCGACCGCCGCGCCGACGTAATGGCCCGCTCCGCACACTACATGCGCCGCGCCGCCGCAAAGGTCGACTTTGACGATCTCTCTCGCGTGGTCAAGCAAAAGGCTCTCGGCGCGGGCACCTACGCCGGCGGACTGTGCGACATCGTCGGCACGGGAGGCGACGCCCACAACACATTCAACATCAGCACCACCGCCTCCATCCTCGCCTCCTCCCTCCTCTTGGTGGCCAAGCACGGCAACCGCGCCAGCACCTCAAAGTCCGGCTCCGCGGACCTCGTCAACAACATGCAGCCCCGCCCGCCCGTCCTCATGGCCGTCTCCCCAGAGACAATCTCACAAGTCTACGCCGCCACAAACTACGGCTTCCTCTTCGCCCCCGTCTTCCACCCGGGCATGCGCTACGTCGCGCCCATCCGCAAAGAACTCCCCTGGAGGACAATCTTCAACCTCCTCGGTCCCTTGGCGAACCCCGTCGAGGATATCCTCGAGGCCCGTGTCATCGGTGTAGCGAGGAAGGAGCTCGGCCCCGTCTTCCTCGAGGCCCTCAAGATTAGCGGTTCGAAAAAGGCCATGATCATTTGCGGCGAGGAGGAGCTGGACGAAGTCAGCTGCGCGGGTCCGACGCTGGTCTGGAGACTCAGTGAGGCGGCGGACGGTGAAGTGGTAGCGGATCACTTCAAGGTGCAGCCCAGCGATTTCGG from the Colletotrichum lupini chromosome 3, complete sequence genome contains:
- a CDS encoding anthranilate phosphoribosyltransferase — protein: MASQPPVAGSDAALPLIDIKPLLKKLWPVPDAGLAVSADEIAEAISHFFTHQVSDTQAASLLIALHFTNLDRRADVMARSAHYMRRAAAKVDFDDLSRVVKQKALGAGTYAGGLCDIVGTGGDAHNTFNISTTASILASSLLLVAKHGNRASTSKSGSADLVNNMQPRPPVLMAVSPETISQVYAATNYGFLFAPVFHPGMRYVAPIRKELPWRTIFNLLGPLANPVEDILEARVIGVARKELGPVFLEALKISGSKKAMIICGEEELDEVSCAGPTLVWRLSEAADGEVVADHFKVQPSDFGLGTHPLNTVSPGKEPAENAEILRRILAGEMADDDPILEFVLMNAATLFVTSGICEAETSNMGPGDDGQVITERGPGGGRWKEGVRRARWAVKSGEAWKQWKAFVDVTNGFSQ